CCGTTGATGAGGAAGCGTTCAGTGATATGAATCGTGTCGAAGAGATAAACCGCGACGGTGTCGATTTCGGCTTCGGAGAAAGCGCCGTTGGCGACCCGACCGGGGACCACGATGGGGCGGTTGGGATCGGGGTTGTAGGCGTCCGTGATGAGGTTGGGATCCAGGATGCTGCTACCCGGGAATGCCGTGCCGGAGGCGAGAACGCTCTGGTAGCTCGGCGTGTATTGGTCCTCGCGGGTGGCATCGAGTCCGGTGGAGACATCGTGGGTGAGGAAACCGGTCTCAAACTTCGTGGTGAAGTTCGTCTGGTTGGAGAAGATTTTGTTTTCCGACTCGTTGATGATGCGGCGCGCGAAGACGTTGGGGGCGGTGTAGGGATTCGGGCCGATGTAGGTGGTCATCGCCTTGCGATCGGTCTTGGCGTAACGCGTCTGGTTGGTGATGCGGTTGTCGGGCGTTAAGTCGTGTTCGATGCGGGCGGTGAAACCGAGGCTGGTGACATCTTCATAGTCGGCCTTGGTGCCGTAAAAGTTGCTTTGATCAACTGGGCCGGAAGGAAGCGTGGCGCCGAGGGGATTGCCCGGGAGGAAGGCGGCGGGAAGGCCGGAGTCGGGGCGGTTGTCCTGCTTCACATAAGAACCGGAGAGGATCAGGCGCGTGGGTGTGCCGAGTCCGAAAGCGAACGACGGCGCGACGCCGGTGCTGGTGTTCTCGACGTAATCGCGACCGGGGACGCCGCTGTCCTGCGCCATGAGATTGAGGCGGAAGGCGGTGCCGGGGACCGGGCTCTTATCGAGCGCGATGTTGGTGTCGATGGCGGCGCGGCTTTGGGGATCACCGCCACCCTCGGACAATCCGTAGCTAAGGGCTGCGGTGGTGAAGTTTTGAAGCGAAGGGGATTTGGTCGCGAGATTGACGTAACCCGAGCTGCCGCCGCGGCCGTTGTCGGCACCGGCGGGACCCTTGGCGATTTCAACCTGTTCGATGTTGAAGACATCGCGGCTGAAGGCGCCGGTGTCGCGCGTGCCATCGACGAAAATGCTGCCGGAGGAGTCGAAGCCGCGCATGGTGAAGGTATCACCGGAGGCAACGTTGCCGTTTTCGCCGGCGGTGAAGGTGATGCCGGGCGTGTTGCGCAAGACGTCGCTGAGGGTGGTGGCGCCCTGCTGGTTGAAGATTTCCTTGGGCACGACGACGACCGTCTGGGGGGTGTCCAGGAGGGGTTGCGTGAACTTCGGTGAAGACAGTTTGGGGGCTGCGGTGGCCTCGACCGTGACGGCGGGGAGTTCGACCACGTCAGAAGGCTTGGTGTTCTTTTGCGCGTCCGTGTTAGCGGGGGCCGGAGCGGCCTCTTGGGCGCCGAGTGAACCGATCATCATCAGCGGGGACATAAACGCCAGAGTCTTGGCGAATGAGCCAAAGCCCATGGGGCAATCGCTGGCGGCAGTGGAAGGGAGATCGCGGGAAGAGGAAAAAGATGAGGGATTCATCGGATGGGCGCTGTTAATGAGACTCCATCTCATGCTGGCAAGCACTATTTAATACTAGGTCTCAATTTCATTAAGCTGAGTGATCGTGGGTAAATGGTGAATGATTCGTATCAAATTAAATGTTAATTGGTTAGATGTTATGACGGGGATTCGGTCTTGCCGGAGCTAGATGAGACGATCAAAGAAATTCCCTAAATTATGGATGATTCGCAGCCCCTAAGTATTGAGCAGGTGCAAGCCGAAGCGCGTGCGATGATCCATGCGTCGTCTGCTGCGTGGATGTCTCAGGACGCGGCCCAGATCACCGCGGCGTTGCAAGCGTGTGAACAGGTGCTGAAAGCCATGCCTCCAGAGAAAACCGTCCCGGAGTCAGGAGCACCGGATCCCACTGATGTATTGGCGACTGAGCGCGCATTGGCGTGGTTGTGGCGCGGGCGTTTTTTAGTGGCGGCGGACAACCCCGATTTAGTGGTGAAGGGCCTGCAAAGTCTCGATCAAGCCATCGCGCGGCTCGTTCTGGCGGGCAATGCCGAGGAGTCGCTGTCCATTGCGTGGATGAATCGCGGGAGCGGGTTGTTCCGGCTGGGCTCGCACGAGGCGCTGGCGGAGGCCGTGCGTTGTTATGAAAAGGCGATCGAGTTGTTGGAGCGCGCACCCGACAACGCACGCAACGCACTCGGTGCGGCGTTCATGAACCGCGGGGTGGGTTTGATGCACCTCGATCACGTGAAGGACTCGCCGGAATCGATCGAGACGCGTCTGGCTGAGGCGGTGCGTTCTCTGGAACGTGCGGTCGAAGTGTTGCAACCGCTGGCGTCCACGCAGGTCGCCGCACAACGCAACCTCGCCTCGACGTGGGCTAATCTCGGCATGTTGCACACACGGCGTAAAAACACCGAAGCTGCGGAGGTCGCACACCGACAGGCCGTGGAATTATTCCGCCCCATCGCCGCGCAGACGGGATCGCCCGGTGCGTTTGAACTCGCGGCGCGTTTGTTTAATTACGGTCAGGCCAGTGGTGAAGGCGGTCATACGATCGAGGCGCTGGCGGCGGGACGCGAAGCCATCGTGCTGGCCGACAGCGTGGATGCGGCGGACCTGCAAGCGGCGGAGCTGGCCTTGCGCGCACGTCACGCGGTGTGTGTGGTGCTCGGCGGGCTGCTGGCGGCCGGACGTGTTCAGACGCAGGACCCGGATCGAGCGGCGCGTCTCGAAGAAGCGGGCGATCTGGTCGAGGACGGACTCGCGCAGTTGATGGCGCGAAGTGAAACCACCGTGGGCATGATGGCGGCGGGTGCACGGCTCTATGAGTTTGGCGCGTGGCTTTATCGCACGCAGCAACCGCAGTTTCTTGGTGAGTTTTTGCTGGAGCATCTCGGCGACGATCCGGTTCGCACGCAGATCGCGGAGGCATCGGTGCAAGCGGCGCGTCAGGCACTCGTGCAGCGCAATTTTAACGACCCGAGCCACGGCGGCATGGAACGCGTGCTGGATGTTTTGCAGTCACTCAGCGAAGTCGAAGCGCGTGTGAAGGAACGCAAGGCCGTCGTCTGATCGACGCGGACACGACTCGTTTTTATGCAACCGCTGCTGACAACCATTCCTGCCGATGTCGTGGCGGTGGCTGATTACGAAGCGCTCGCACGTGAGCGGATGACACCCGAAGCCTGGGCGTATATCTCCGGTGGCGGCGCCGATGAACTCACGTTGCGATGGAACCGCGAGGCGTTTGATCGCATCCGTTTGCGGAGTCGCGTGCTGGGCGGATTCACCGGTGGCGGACACACGCGCCTCTCCCTGTTCGGGCGCACCTGCGAGCACCCGATCCTGCTTGCCCCAGTGGCGCTGCACACGCTGGTGCATCCGGACGGCGAACGTGCCACGGTGCTCGGCGCGGCGGCGACCCAGGCGACGATGATCGTAAGCACACAGGCAGGCGTGGCGTTGGAGGACGTGGCGCGCGGCGCCGAGGGCGCGCCGTTGTGGTTTCAACTTTATATCCAACCGGATCGCGCGTTTACCGAGGCCTTGGTGCGGCGGGCCGAAGCGGCCGGTTATGAGGCACTCGTCGTCACGGTGGATGCTCCGGTGAACGGCATGCGCAACCGTGAACAACGTGCGCAATTCCGTCAGCCGCCCGGAGTCGAGATGGTGAACCTGCGCGGCTGCCGCCCGGCGGAAATGCCCGCTGCGGGACTGTGTGGCGGACTCATGGCTCTCGCGCCGACGTGGAGTGATCTCGCCTGGCTGCGCTCGCTCACCCGGTTGCCGATCATTCTAAAAGGCATCATGGATGCCGGCGATGTCGCGCGTGCGATCGAGGCGGGTGTTGATGGTATCGTGGTGTCTAATCACGGCGGTCGCACGCTGGACACGTTACCCGCGACCATCGAGGTGTTGCCGCTCATTGTCGATGCGGTCGGTGGACGGTTGCCGGTGTTGTTGGATAGCGGTGTGCGACGTGGCACCGATGTATTAAAAGCGATGGCCTTGGGCGCGACCGCGGTGCTCGTGGGGCGTCCGTATATTTACGGTCTCGCGGCGGCGGGTGCGCCGGGCGTCGCCCATGTGGTGCGTATTCTGCGCGCCGAGTTGGAAGTGGCGATGGCACTCACCGGTTGCGCGACACCGGCGGATATCGACCGGTCCGTCCTATGGGAGTGAACACCCAACCGCCGGTCACGGTGTTGTGCGGGTTTCTTGGCGCGGGGAAAACCACGCTGCTCAACCACCTGTTGCGACAGGCCGAAGGCCGGCGTTGGGCCGCGGTGGTGAACGACGTGGCCGCGATCAATATCGATGCGGCGGTGGTGCGCGCGGGCGCGGAGACCGCCGCGACCCGTGACGTGGTCGAGCTCGGCAACGGCTGCGTGTGTTGCTCGTCAAAAGATGAACTGGCCGAGACCGTGGCGGAGCTCGCCGCATCGGGGAACTACGAGCACATTCTCGTGGAAACGACCGGCGTGGCTGAGCCGCGCGGGATCGCTAATCTGTTCACGCGCAAGAATCCGTTTGGCCGGACGCTGGGCGAATTCGCCACGCTCTCCGCGTTGGTGAGCGTGATCGACGCGGCGATGTTTCTTCGTGAGTGGGCGCGCTACCAAACGCGTGCGGTGGCGCGTGAGACGTTGGCCGGCGGCACGCGTCCGGTATTCGAGTTGATGCTGGAACAGGTGGAATGCGCCGACGTGATCCTGCTGAATAAATGCGATCTCGTGAGCGAGCAACAGGCCGTGCAAGTGGAGACGATTCTTCGCGGGTTGAATGCCCGCGCGGAACTGCTGCGGACGGAACAAGGGCAGGTCGCGAGTGAATTTTTGCTGGGTCGTGTGCGCTTTGACGCACTGGAAACTCCAGGTGCGGCGCGCTGGGTGCGGGCATTAAATGCGGTGGCGCCGGCGACGGGCGGTCTGGTCATGCGCCCGGTTGCGCCGAAGCAGCCCGCGCATGAAACGAAATACGGAATCACCTCGTTCGTGTATCAGGCGCGCCGACCCTTGGTGCGCGCGAAGTTTTATCAACTGATCGAGAGCGGGCTGCCGGGGATGTTGCGAGCGAAGGGATTTTTTTGGACCCGTGAGCAGCCGGACGAGATGGCGTTCCTCTCGGTGGCGGGCGGCGCGGTGCGCTACGACACGCTTAATTATTGGTGGGCAGCGATGATCGAAAACGGCAAGGCGCGGCTCGAAGACCGGCCCGAGGCGATTCGCGCTTTGTGGGCCGAACCGCACGGCGACCGGCGGCAGGAACTGGTGTTTATCGGTGTGAATCTGGATGAAATCAAAATGCGCGCGGCGCTTGACGCATGCCTCGATGGGGCGTGAATGGCGGCAGTGTTTTTTGTCCGCAGAAAAAATCTGAAACAATGCGCGGTCGGTCGCGTCAAAGTCCGCGTGCCGGTTGTTTTTAAAAAGCTGACGAGGGTCGCGAGCATGATGCTGGCGATTGGTGTTTCCGCGCGTGCGCAAGGCGACGCGGAGGTGCTGCCGGTGCCCGATGTGCTGGTCTATCGCGATGGGGATCGCGTGCAGGGACGACTGATCCGTCGCGAAGATGAGTTTCTGATTTTTAAGTCAGTTCGTTTTGGCGAATTACGCGTGTCGACCGCGGATGCCCGGATCGAGAATGCGGGGACGACTGTGGTCGTAGCGGCGACGCCTGCGCCGGCCAAGGACGCGGTTGCGCCGGTGCCGCCGCTGGCGAGCAGTTCGCCGGATGAACTCACGAATTTATTCCGCAATTTTTTTGGTCCGTGGCACGGCCGGTTCGCGCTGTCGTCGCAGGTGATCAGCGATACCAGCGACCGCGCGGACTTCATGACCGAAGCCCGGCTTAAACGTAAATGGACGAAGGACGAAGTCTCCGGCTCGATCCGCTACGATTACAGCAAGACCAATGACATCGTAACGACGGATATCATCAAGGGTAACGGGCTGTGGCGCCGCACGCTGCCCAAGCGTTTGTTCACCGTGTATCGTCCGGCCTATGAATGGAATCGCGCCTACAAGGACGACGGGGTAAATCGTGATTATATCCTGCTACAGCAGGAAGTCGGTCTGGGCGTGAGAGCGGTGGATACGGAGAACTGGAAGGTGCGCGTGGGTGTGGCGGAAAATTTTTTCGACGCGTGGGATACCTCGGCGGGCGGCCATACCAGTGCGCAGGTTGAATCGTTGTTTGCGGAGGCGGATCTCAAGTTGCCCTGGCGGATCATCGTCACGGAGCGCGCGGTTTATTACTACGCGATCAAAACCGGAAATGATGGTTTCGAGAACCAATTTGAGATTACCAAAAAACTTACCGACACGCTCAGTCTCGGTCTGCGCCACGAGGTGCGTTACAACGATCCTGATGTGCGTTCGCAGGATTACTCACTGCTGCGGTTTTTGATCGGCTTCGACTTCTAAGCGGTGCACGACCGCGTTCACAGTCAGGCCAATAAGTCGGCAAACTCAGTGTGGCGCTGGATAAACGTGGCGACGTAGGAGCAGGCGGGGACGACGCGGAAGTGATGCGCGCGAGCGTAGGCGAGGGCAGGGCGCACAAGTTGTTCGGCAACTCCGCGTCCGCGCAACTCGGGCGGGACGAAGGTGTGCGTGAAGATCATGCGCGTGCCGTCGAGCGTGTAGTCGGCGTGGGCGAGGTGTCCGTCGATCTCGGCGGCGAAGCGCGTATTCGCTTCGTCGTGGACCACGTTGACTGGCGAATGCGCGGACATCAGGCCTCGCACTTAAGGACGTAGACGACGCCCTTTTCGCTGCCGACGGCGAGGAATTGATCATCGGGCGACCAAGCCAGTTTCGTCGCGGGGACGGGCATCTTCACGGTGGCGCGAAGGGGCTTGGGACGCTCGGGGCTCCAGAGCTGCACGACGCCATCTTGCGACGCGGTGGCGAGGATGCCGTGCTTGTGCTGAAAGGCGACGGCGCAGACGCGGGCTTCGTGCGGGAGCATGATGGGTTCGCGACCCTCGGGGCCGCCGCCGGTGCAGTCCCAGAGACAGGCGTCTTGTCCGCCACCGGTGGCGAGCCAGTGGGAATCTCGGTCGAAGGAGAGCTCCTTCACTTTGGATTCGTAGCCGCTCATATGGAACTCGTCGGTGGTGTCGGGGAGCCAGAGGTGGACGCTCGGGTCCTGGTTGCCGGAGACGAGCCAGCGGTTGTCGGGCGACCACACGAGCGCGTGAATACCGTTGGCGTAGGCAAATTCTTTTTGGGCGAAAAAATCATCCGCATCCCAGAGGCAAACGCCGCCGAAATAGGCGGAGGCGAGACAACCGCCGGCGGGTTGCCAGGCGATCGCGCTGATGGTTTTGGGGGCGGGCTTGAAGGTGTGCTTCGTCGAACCATCGGCGTTGAGAAACGCGAGGTGACGTCCGGCGGCAGCGGCGAGAACTGAGGACGGACCAGACGAGGCGGGGCGCCAGGCGAGGTGTTCGATCCAAGAGCCGCCGACCTCGGCGGAGCCGGTGTGCTGGGCGGTGGAGGCGTCCCAGAATTTGACCTTCGCGTCCTGTCCGCCGGAGGCGAGGAGGAGTTGCGATGGATGCCAGGCGAGGCAGTTGGCGCCGTCGTCATGGCCGGGGAGATCGGTGCGCGCGCCGTCGGCGGTCGCGAAAAGAGAAAGCGGGCCGGAGGATGCGGCGGCGGCGAGGCGGGAGCCATCGGCCGACCAGCCGAGGTCGATCACGTAGTCTTCGAGCTGTGCGGCCCAGTGCTTGGTGAGTTGCATGAGAGGACAAGTGAGCGCGGCCAGGCGTTGCGCACAAGTGAAAGTATACGCGGCGTCACGTGCTTTTCGCACAGAAGCGCTCGGCAAGGTCCACTGCCTAGTGTGTTTGAGGTGAAAACCAGAAGAGGGAGTGGATTTTATTTCGCCATGGGAGAGGGACCGTCCTTCAATTTGCATATGGAAACCCCGACAGGCGCCGGCTCGGTTACGCTCTATCTGTTGAATGTCGCGCGGTGTGTTGTGCAGGCCTTGGTTTCGCGCGCGTGAAATCCTGCGGCTACAAATCGTGGTGCGTAGCGGCGGCTTATGTCGTGTTGCATGTGGTCGCGCATCTGTCGGCGCAGTGGTTTGAGGTGTCGCCGGGAATTTCGCTCTGGTATGTGCCGGGCGGGCTGGCGCTGGCCTTGGTGACGTTACTTGGGCCGCGTTATATGCCGCTGGTATTTGCGGCAAATTTCGTGACAGCGTGGCTTCCGACGACGGTCGCGTGGTGGATGGTGTGGTTTTTTCCGCTGCTGATCACCTTGGGTTATGGTGCGGCGGGCGTGCTGGTGCGCCGGCATTTGGGCGGAAAACTGCTGCCCGGCACGCCAAGGGAAACGCTGGGCTTTGTGCTCGTGGCCGGCTTGGCTCCGTTGGTCGTCGCGGTGATCGGCACGGCGGTGTATTATGTGAAGTCCAGCTTGGGGCAGGCTCCGTTCGGTGCGGACTTCTGGCCCTCGGTGATGAGTTGGTGGATCGGCGACACGAGCGGTATTCTTACGGTGGTGCCGGTGATCATGGTCTTCGTGGCTCCGTGGCTGGCGGGGGAGAAACCGGCGGTCGATCTGCGGCGGATGAATGCGCGGACGATCACTGCAGCGGTGGCACGTGCGTTGGTGCTCATGGGCACGATCGCGATCGTGGTGGGGTTGCCGGTCCTGCGCGATCATGACGCTTTCTACATTTGTTTTCTACCGCTGATTTGGATCTGCGTGCACCACGGTCTGCCCGGAGCCACGCTGGCCACGCTGCTTATCATGATGGTGGGCTTGGTGAGCATGCGGATGGCGGAGACGACGGTGGGATTTGCCCACGTGTTTCTTTTGTTTGAACTGGCGGTATCGAGCGTGGGGCTCGGGCTGGGCACGATGGTGACGCGGCGCAACGAGGCGGAGCGCAAGCTCGCCGCCGCCGGCGCGAAAATGGACCGGGTTATTTCCGGCGCGCAACTCGGCCTGTGGGATCTGAATCTGGTGACCGGTGCGGTGGAGATCAACGAGCGGTATGCAGACATGATCGGATATGAGGCGGCGGAGCTGTTTCCGTTTCGCGAACGCTGGCCGGAGTTCATTCATGCCGAGGACCGCCTGCGCGTGGAAAACGCGATGATGACGCACCTCGAAGGACGCTCGGAGTTATTTGAGGTGGAGTTTCGCTTGCGCAAAAAAGACGGGCATTGGTGCTGGTTGCATTCGCGCGGTTCGATTGTGAAGCGGAGTGCGTCCGGCATGCCGCTGCAAGTTTCCGGCACGCAAGTCGACATCACCGCCCGCCGTCGCGTGCAGGCCGAAGTGGGGCGCCTGCTCCGCATCATCGAAGCGACGCCCGATCTCATCGTGACCGCGGATGCGCAAGGCCGCGTGATCTACATGAACGAGGCGTTGCTCAAAGTCTGTGGCCAGTGCGACCGGGAGGGTGCGGGCAAAAACCTGCGCGATCTCCTCGCGGGCGAGGCGGCGACGCGTTTACTGGGCGAGGCGTTTCCCGCGGCGCTGGCCGCGGGCAGCTGGCATGGCGAGGCGACGATCGTGGACGCGGCGGGACGTTCGATTCCCACGTCGCAAGTCGTGCTCGCGCATCGTGACGAAGAGGATGATTCGTTCAGCTTTTCCGTGGTCATGCGTGATCTCTCCGATCAGCGGAGGGCGGAAACTGAACGCCGCCAACGCGACCGCGAACTGCTCCAGCTGCAGAAAGCCGAAAGCCTCGGCGTCATGGCTGGCGGCATCGCGCATGATTTCAACAACCTGCTCACCTCGGTGATGGGGCATGCGAATCTCGCTACGGTTGAACTTCCGCCGGGGGCACCGGCCTTGATGCATCTCGCGAAGATCGAGCAAGCGGCCACGTGCGCGGCCGCGCTTTGCCAGCAGATGCTGGCTTATGCGGGACGGAATCCGGTGTCGTTTTCAGAGATTGATCTCAACCAGCTCGTCGACGAGGCGAGCGGGTTGCTCGGTCCGAACATCGGTGGGAAAGTTGACGTGCGTCTCGATCTCGCGAAGCCCTTGTCGCCGATTCTCGCGGCGGGCACGCAGATGCAGCAAGTGGTGATGAACCTCGTGCTCAACGCGGCCGAGGCGATCGGCACGGGCAACGAAGGCCGCGTGACGGTGCGGACGGGTGATTTCGAGTTGAGCGAGGCGGAGCTGGGACGGCAGTTTCCGGGACACATGGCGGCGGCGGGTGCGTATGTCGTGCTCGAAGTGGAAGACACGGGTTGCGGTATGTCGGTCGAGACGCGTGCGCGGATTTTTGAGCCGTTTTTTACCACGAAATTCACGGGTCAAGGCCTGGGCCTCGCGGCTGTAGCCGGTGTGGTGAAGTCGCACCGTGGTGCGATTGCGGTGCGCAGTTCACCCGGCGCAGGGACGATCTTCCGCGTGGCCTTCCCCTCGCTGGCCAAAAAATCGGCACCGGTGATCATCCGTTACGAAGCGTTACCCGATACGTGGAAAGGCACCGGCACGATTCTCGTGGTGGACGACGATCACATCATCAGCGAGGTCACCGCGCATATTCTGCGGAGCTTTGGTTTTGCCACGCTGACGGCGGGCGATGGCCGCGAGGCGGTCGAGGTGTTTGGCCAGCATTCAGCTCATCTGGCCGGTGTGTTACTCGACCTCACCATGCCGGTGATGGACGGGTTCGCGGCGCACGCGGAGATGCATCGAATCAATCCCTCGGTGCCCGTGATTCTGATGAGTGGCTTCTCGGAAAAACTCGAACATCTGCCGCCCGAGGCGATCCATCCGGCGGGCGTGCTGGCCAAGCCTTTTAATCGCAAACAACTCCGCGAACGCATCGCCTCGGTGATCCCGCAAGGCGGTTAGGCGAGGGCGCGGTGTATTCTGCGTTTCGTCCCGCGTCGTGCGACCCGTGTAGCGACACGTGCCACGCACCGCGCGCAGCCGCGCCACGCATTACGAGGCTTCGAGTGAGCGGTAGAGCGGGGCGAGTTTGCCGCGGCTGGTAATGCCGAGCTTGCGGAAAATGTTGCGCAGATGAGTGCGCACGGTGCTTTCGCTCACGCTGAGCTTGCGCACGATCTCGGCGTTGTTGTCACCGGCGGCGGCGAGGCGGGCGACTTCACGCTCGCTGGTGGTGAGCTTGGAGAGTTTTTCGAGCACACGACCGGCCTCGGGCGTATCGGAGGGAGGCGGTGAAAATTGGATGACAAAGGACGGCTGCAGAGAACGGCCTGGCACGGGCTCGATCAATTGCACGGTGGCCTGAAAACCGGTTTCCGTGTCATGATTCAGAAGCCGGATGTGTTGCAGACTGGCGAGCGTGTGGGTCTGCACGGCGCCCTGCCAGGCGGTCTTGAGTTCATTGCACGCGGCCAGCAAATCGGCGGGGAGTTTCTTGGAAACATCCGTCTTGAACACACGGGATGACTGCAAACCGTGACGCCATGCGGATATGGTTTCGCGGGCCGCGACATTGGAGTAGTTAATAGCGAGATCCCAATCCACCCCGAGCATGGGAATGGGCAGGGAATGCACGGTGTGTTCGAGCG
This window of the Rariglobus hedericola genome carries:
- a CDS encoding response regulator transcription factor, encoding MPYSENTHTALIALQRALTPEELWQAANQLLRSAMPVYHVLIGLPCLGTMPVFLRTTLPVPDPDTYFVRLNAVAPLADHLARNPGVTTLRMSDGLPLAALPGLPFYEEFMKPEGWLYSAGMIFWSSSGEFIGQLSLIRTEAQGDITDEEMGVLRLLHPLANAAVERLLASEKRAAAHTSLEHTVHSLPIPMLGVDWDLAINYSNVAARETISAWRHGLQSSRVFKTDVSKKLPADLLAACNELKTAWQGAVQTHTLASLQHIRLLNHDTETGFQATVQLIEPVPGRSLQPSFVIQFSPPPSDTPEAGRVLEKLSKLTTSEREVARLAAAGDNNAEIVRKLSVSESTVRTHLRNIFRKLGITSRGKLAPLYRSLEAS